A window of the Brachyspira suanatina genome harbors these coding sequences:
- a CDS encoding restriction endonuclease produces the protein MLDSYTYIVIVPISIIILFGIILFFKTITGSSSTYKPKNIKRKIEELEKKIEINPKDYNSIYELAVIEEQYNMTEKALEKYEKLLNIKYFEGEELNIYKKLEELYNKLENKEESLKYTLKIAQIDINNTYYSIKAATELGREGAYKLAAEYFNRVLNNKNDFEIYELKISAISYFMNKEYRKVISMLEELHKRLSRNISNIEDDYDELILVEKILISLYIITDEINSARTFTESILSSRAIKNDHKYHFFINRIYLYILYKSDDNEAFINLYNQYSRQYKVNEIKKEESIIILDFAFYNYFIKDINSAMSYFEHIRLFNDPEFDIYDLDSIFTYLSEIAKAEVQLKKLRGDMQLNNKDKYVKENYEKYVNSQYIESWENSVRLWEDSFNSLDTILNLIEIERNVDIEKVLLECNINENNATIENVSSKKVDKIFDISLSSFKSICQDIIQKKLLYSAVQEYNEKLIDYDYGDEVNYLAFAVNKSKKNLTLISFKRWRNTEVGELVIRDFMLLINEAGAKNGILVLPLELTNSARSYATHNDKIKVYTRNQFNYMLRDSRI, from the coding sequence ATGCTTGACTCTTATACTTACATAGTTATTGTTCCAATATCTATAATAATACTATTTGGAATTATTCTCTTTTTCAAAACTATAACAGGAAGCAGCAGTACATATAAACCAAAAAACATAAAAAGGAAAATAGAAGAACTTGAAAAAAAGATAGAGATAAATCCTAAAGATTATAATTCTATATATGAATTAGCTGTAATAGAAGAACAGTATAATATGACTGAAAAGGCTTTAGAGAAATATGAAAAATTACTAAATATTAAATATTTTGAAGGTGAAGAATTAAATATATATAAAAAACTTGAAGAACTTTACAACAAATTAGAAAATAAAGAAGAAAGTTTAAAATACACTTTAAAAATAGCTCAAATAGATATTAATAATACATATTACTCTATAAAAGCAGCTACAGAACTTGGAAGAGAAGGAGCTTATAAATTAGCTGCTGAATATTTTAATAGAGTCTTAAATAATAAAAATGATTTTGAAATATATGAACTTAAAATATCAGCTATATCTTATTTTATGAATAAAGAGTATAGAAAAGTTATTTCTATGCTTGAAGAGCTTCATAAAAGATTAAGCAGAAATATAAGTAATATAGAAGACGATTATGATGAGCTTATATTGGTGGAAAAGATATTAATATCACTATATATCATTACTGATGAGATTAATAGTGCTAGAACTTTTACAGAATCAATATTATCATCAAGAGCGATTAAAAATGATCATAAATACCATTTCTTTATAAACAGAATATATTTGTATATATTATATAAATCAGATGATAATGAAGCATTCATAAATTTATATAATCAATATTCAAGGCAATATAAAGTAAATGAAATAAAAAAAGAAGAAAGTATTATAATTTTGGATTTTGCTTTTTATAATTATTTCATAAAAGATATTAACAGTGCTATGAGTTATTTTGAGCATATAAGATTATTTAATGATCCTGAATTTGATATATATGATTTAGATAGTATATTTACTTATTTATCTGAAATTGCTAAAGCTGAAGTTCAATTAAAAAAATTGAGAGGAGATATGCAGCTTAATAACAAAGATAAATATGTAAAAGAGAATTATGAAAAATATGTTAATTCTCAGTATATAGAATCTTGGGAAAACTCTGTTAGATTATGGGAAGATTCATTTAATAGCTTAGATACAATATTAAATTTGATAGAAATAGAAAGAAATGTAGATATTGAAAAAGTATTATTAGAATGCAATATCAATGAAAATAATGCTACTATAGAAAATGTAAGCAGTAAGAAAGTGGATAAAATTTTTGATATAAGTTTATCATCTTTTAAAAGCATATGTCAGGATATAATACAGAAAAAACTTCTATATTCAGCAGTACAGGAATATAATGAAAAATTAATAGATTATGATTATGGTGATGAGGTTAATTATTTAGCATTTGCTGTAAATAAGAGTAAAAAAAATTTAACATTAATATCTTTCAAACGCTGGAGAAATACTGAAGTAGGAGAACTTGTAATAAGAGATTTTATGCTGCTTATTAATGAGGCAGGAGCAAAAAATGGAATATTAGTTTTGCCTCTTGAGCTTACAAATAGTGCAAGAAGTTATGCTACTCATAATGATAAAATTAAAGTTTATACTAGAAACCAATTTAATTATATGCTTAGAGACAGCAGAATATAA
- a CDS encoding cell division protein ZapA, with protein MDNVTIVEVTIYGRMLSIKSQEGNAEYLKEVAEFVNESMNDIAEHYGPNYPRDTIAILACLNIADLLKREMANNKAGKDTLLALKESIASRSNELIRLIDETKESNNKESE; from the coding sequence ATGGATAACGTTACTATTGTAGAAGTTACTATATACGGCAGAATGCTAAGCATAAAATCTCAAGAAGGTAATGCTGAATACTTGAAAGAGGTTGCCGAATTTGTTAATGAAAGTATGAATGATATAGCAGAGCATTATGGCCCTAATTATCCAAGAGATACTATAGCTATACTAGCATGTCTTAATATAGCAGATCTTTTGAAGAGAGAAATGGCAAATAATAAAGCTGGAAAAGATACATTATTAGCATTAAAAGAAAGTATAGCTTCAAGATCCAATGAACTTATAAGACTGATAGATGAGACTAAAGAATCTAATAATAAAGAAAGCGAATAA